From Aurantimicrobium sp. INA4, one genomic window encodes:
- a CDS encoding peptide MFS transporter, whose protein sequence is MTTVAPATKPEKLFFGQPRQLTTIFGVEMWERFSFYGMQGILLLYMFYPADKGGLGIDVKVATGIVGAYGGGVYLATILGAWLADRLFGSERVLFFAAVMVMFGHVALAVLPAYTGLIVGLILIAIGAGGVKANATSIVGQLYAPGDVRRDAGFSLYYLGINLGAFVGPLATGFLQTTYGFHWGFGLAAVGMAAGLTQYSIGRRKLPEQTRLVPNPLPSNKKWVVGALALAGIALIVILVLSGVITSGNLSTVIIVVTLAAAIAYFVVILGSKLITTVERNRVLAFIPLFIACAAFWSLYQQQFTVVTVFANDQLNLSIFGWDMPVSWVQSINPIFILALSGVFAALWTKWGTKQPSTPVKMALGTIVMGIAFLLFLTIYSAAPHTAPLLALVGILFVFTIAELLISPVSLSVSTKLAPTAFRTQMVALLFLSSALGTAMSGQLAGLYDEKHPEMNFDYFAYSGLAAIGLGIVLLLIRKWVLKLMEGVR, encoded by the coding sequence ATGACTACTGTCGCACCTGCAACGAAGCCTGAGAAATTATTCTTTGGCCAACCCCGCCAACTCACCACGATCTTTGGCGTGGAAATGTGGGAGCGTTTTTCCTTCTACGGCATGCAGGGAATCCTGCTGTTGTACATGTTCTACCCTGCTGACAAGGGTGGCCTCGGTATCGATGTCAAGGTCGCTACCGGCATCGTCGGCGCCTATGGCGGTGGTGTTTATCTGGCCACCATCTTGGGCGCGTGGTTAGCTGACCGCCTTTTTGGTAGCGAACGTGTCCTGTTCTTTGCTGCCGTCATGGTCATGTTTGGCCACGTGGCACTTGCAGTTCTTCCCGCCTACACCGGACTGATTGTCGGGTTGATTCTGATTGCTATCGGTGCCGGTGGTGTGAAAGCAAATGCCACCAGCATTGTGGGGCAACTTTATGCACCCGGCGATGTTCGCCGAGATGCGGGTTTCTCTCTGTATTACTTAGGTATCAATCTGGGTGCATTCGTTGGCCCGCTCGCTACGGGTTTCTTGCAAACCACCTACGGATTCCACTGGGGCTTTGGCCTAGCTGCAGTCGGTATGGCTGCCGGTTTGACCCAGTACTCGATTGGGCGCCGCAAGCTTCCTGAACAAACACGTCTAGTTCCTAACCCACTTCCTTCAAACAAGAAGTGGGTAGTGGGAGCGTTGGCACTGGCGGGCATTGCCCTCATTGTCATTCTGGTTCTCTCTGGAGTGATCACCAGCGGCAACCTCTCCACCGTGATTATTGTTGTGACGCTTGCTGCAGCTATTGCGTATTTCGTCGTCATCTTGGGCAGCAAGCTCATCACCACAGTGGAACGCAACCGGGTGTTGGCGTTCATTCCACTCTTTATTGCCTGTGCTGCATTCTGGTCTCTGTATCAGCAGCAGTTCACGGTCGTGACTGTCTTTGCCAACGACCAGCTGAACCTGAGCATTTTCGGATGGGACATGCCAGTCTCGTGGGTCCAGTCCATTAACCCCATCTTCATCCTTGCCCTCTCTGGTGTGTTCGCTGCACTGTGGACCAAGTGGGGAACCAAGCAGCCCAGTACCCCGGTCAAGATGGCTTTGGGAACAATCGTGATGGGTATTGCTTTCTTGCTGTTCCTCACGATTTACAGCGCTGCTCCTCACACTGCGCCATTGCTCGCATTGGTTGGGATTTTGTTTGTCTTCACTATTGCTGAGTTGTTGATTTCTCCAGTCAGTCTCTCGGTGAGCACCAAACTGGCACCCACTGCGTTCCGCACCCAGATGGTGGCGCTGTTGTTCCTCTCCAGTGCATTGGGAACAGCGATGTCAGGTCAGCTTGCTGGTCTCTATGACGAGAAGCACCCAGAAATGAACTTCGATTACTTCGCCTACTCTGGCCTGGCAGCTATTGGTCTCGGTATTGTGCTCTTACTCATACGTAAGTGGGTTCTGAAGCTGATGGAAGGCGTTCGCTAA
- a CDS encoding helix-turn-helix domain-containing protein, whose amino-acid sequence MNTDLNSIKERIQATDRDVFFSVLSHIGDKWSLVLLGVLSREPMRYTQLVERIPKISRRMLTVTLRQLERDGLIERVVHAETPPWFEYALTELGQTLIVPVRALADWTLDNIDLIIENRAAYDRENPS is encoded by the coding sequence ATGAATACTGACCTGAACAGCATCAAAGAACGTATCCAGGCAACGGACAGGGACGTCTTCTTTTCAGTGCTCTCCCACATCGGTGACAAGTGGAGCCTGGTTTTGCTCGGAGTGCTCAGCAGAGAACCTATGCGGTACACCCAATTGGTGGAACGCATCCCCAAGATTTCTCGGCGCATGCTTACTGTCACACTTCGGCAGCTGGAACGTGACGGATTGATTGAACGTGTCGTTCACGCTGAAACACCACCGTGGTTTGAATATGCGCTGACCGAATTGGGTCAAACGCTCATTGTTCCTGTTCGCGCGCTTGCGGACTGGACGCTGGATAACATCGATCTCATTATTGAGAATCGCGCAGCATACGATCGGGAAAACCCTTCCTGA
- a CDS encoding GNAT family N-acetyltransferase has translation MSTEVVHQPSKSRYVILIDDKEVGVAHYLSRENDIMITGTFIDPAHRNEGLGAILVRRTIDDIIATTTKKVTSGCWFVTQWLDLHPNYVDKARSGGVDAELGNTCRNV, from the coding sequence ATGAGCACTGAAGTGGTTCACCAGCCCAGTAAATCTCGCTACGTCATCCTGATTGATGACAAGGAAGTTGGCGTAGCCCACTACCTCTCTCGAGAGAACGACATCATGATTACCGGAACCTTCATTGACCCCGCTCATCGCAATGAAGGCCTGGGGGCCATCCTGGTTCGTCGCACCATTGATGACATCATTGCCACCACGACCAAGAAGGTCACCTCAGGATGCTGGTTTGTCACCCAATGGCTCGATCTGCACCCAAACTACGTGGACAAGGCACGGTCTGGCGGGGTGGATGCCGAACTGGGCAACACCTGCCGAAATGTTTAG
- a CDS encoding M15 family metallopeptidase, translating into MRRTTALSSVLIASVFLGGCATGSVDTVTSTPTVTQSVTASPTATSTPTPKPARTPFFNIDDPNSITVVVNKHRPLNPSNFESPDMAVPTALSNPYSRPLRTEAAQALDRMATDASAAGIQLSVASAYRSYDTQVATYNGFVARDGQARADTYSARPGHSEHQTGLAVDLNDGGPCQVDVCFADTAAGQWLAANSWQYGFIVRYPNGFDSITGYQYEPWHFRYVGTRVSTAMHNLNIPTLEQFFNLEPAPSYY; encoded by the coding sequence ATGCGCAGAACGACCGCACTGAGCTCAGTGTTGATTGCTTCTGTCTTTCTGGGAGGTTGTGCCACAGGAAGCGTTGACACTGTCACATCAACCCCCACAGTCACTCAGAGCGTAACCGCAAGCCCCACAGCGACGTCAACCCCAACACCAAAGCCTGCTCGCACGCCCTTTTTCAACATCGATGACCCCAACTCCATCACTGTGGTGGTGAATAAACACCGCCCGCTCAATCCCAGCAATTTTGAATCTCCAGACATGGCCGTGCCCACAGCACTATCGAATCCCTATAGTCGCCCCCTGCGTACTGAAGCAGCACAAGCACTCGACCGCATGGCCACCGATGCTTCAGCGGCAGGAATACAGCTCAGCGTGGCAAGTGCATACCGCAGCTATGACACCCAGGTCGCAACCTATAACGGCTTTGTCGCCAGGGATGGCCAAGCACGAGCAGACACCTACTCTGCGAGACCAGGCCACTCTGAACATCAAACCGGGTTAGCTGTTGACCTCAACGATGGCGGTCCCTGCCAAGTCGATGTCTGCTTCGCAGACACTGCCGCAGGGCAGTGGCTTGCAGCCAATTCCTGGCAGTACGGCTTCATTGTTCGCTATCCCAATGGCTTCGACTCCATTACGGGGTATCAGTATGAGCCCTGGCATTTCCGCTATGTCGGTACCCGGGTCTCAACCGCGATGCACAACCTGAACATCCCCACTCTGGAGCAGTTCTTCAATCTCGAACCAGCTCCGAGTTACTACTAA
- a CDS encoding MurT ligase domain-containing protein: MNTPLRTRLAISAGKLAAATSRLAGRGEGMIIGGKVALRLSPHALKHLSQGRVAALVSATNGKTSTTRLLATALSQSGPVASPTTGANMTEGAVWALATGEPGAQAVLEVDEAYLPRIVKETQPKVVLLGNLSRDQLDRMSEVAMLARKWRKMIEQNPEVLIIANADDPMIVFAAEKAKNIVWVAAGQAWTADSSVCPECGTLLVRDENTWNCSGCGRSRPTPDWVFEWTASAGKLHATAVSPQGKKYDLSKLNLPGRFNASNATMALAACSVLKVDLDKAVQLMSSVAAVSGRYAIVKSGALKVRLLLAKNPAGWSELLDIMPPSPTPVIIMINSNHADGRDPSWLWDVPFERLAGRTVIASGNRRRDLAVRLLHAGVDALVVEDPFAADADLPASVRELDVIDCAATYTAFQKIRVGALEGEVDA; this comes from the coding sequence GTGAATACGCCCCTGCGAACCCGTCTGGCGATTTCTGCAGGAAAACTTGCAGCCGCCACTTCGAGGCTTGCTGGCCGTGGCGAGGGAATGATTATTGGCGGCAAAGTTGCTCTCAGACTTTCCCCCCATGCGCTTAAACATCTCTCCCAAGGACGTGTTGCTGCTCTCGTTTCAGCAACTAATGGAAAGACCTCCACTACACGATTACTTGCCACTGCGCTGAGCCAAAGTGGACCGGTTGCTTCTCCCACCACCGGTGCCAATATGACCGAAGGTGCTGTGTGGGCGCTGGCAACAGGTGAGCCAGGTGCTCAGGCTGTTCTCGAAGTGGACGAGGCTTATTTGCCGCGGATTGTGAAAGAGACACAACCAAAGGTTGTGCTCCTAGGTAACCTCAGCCGTGACCAGCTCGACCGCATGAGTGAAGTGGCCATGCTGGCTCGCAAGTGGCGCAAGATGATTGAACAGAACCCCGAGGTTCTCATCATCGCTAACGCCGATGATCCCATGATTGTTTTTGCTGCAGAAAAGGCAAAGAACATTGTCTGGGTTGCTGCGGGCCAAGCTTGGACCGCAGATTCTTCTGTCTGTCCTGAGTGCGGAACGTTACTCGTGCGTGATGAGAACACATGGAACTGTTCAGGGTGTGGACGCAGCCGCCCAACACCCGATTGGGTTTTTGAGTGGACGGCCTCTGCCGGAAAGCTTCATGCAACGGCGGTCTCGCCGCAGGGCAAGAAATATGACCTGTCAAAACTGAATTTGCCTGGCCGGTTTAATGCGTCAAATGCAACGATGGCGCTTGCTGCGTGCAGTGTGCTCAAAGTTGACCTCGATAAAGCGGTGCAGCTCATGTCGAGTGTGGCTGCAGTTTCAGGTCGCTATGCCATTGTGAAATCGGGCGCCCTCAAGGTTCGTTTGTTGCTTGCAAAGAACCCTGCGGGCTGGAGTGAACTTCTCGACATCATGCCACCGTCACCAACCCCAGTGATCATCATGATTAATTCCAATCATGCTGACGGGCGAGACCCGTCCTGGTTGTGGGACGTTCCCTTTGAACGTTTAGCCGGGCGCACAGTTATTGCATCTGGTAATCGCCGCCGTGATCTTGCTGTTCGACTTTTGCACGCGGGCGTTGATGCTCTGGTTGTGGAGGATCCCTTTGCCGCAGATGCCGATCTGCCTGCCTCTGTTCGAGAGCTTGACGTCATCGACTGCGCAGCAACCTATACGGCATTCCAAAAGATTCGTGTAGGAGCTCTCGAAGGCGAGGTGGATGCATGA
- a CDS encoding MDR family MFS transporter, translating into MSAKAVADAVMSKREIMLVMIGLMSGMFLSALDQTVVSTSMRTIADDLDGMALQAWVTTAYMIMSTISTPLYGKLSDIFGRRPLFIIAISIFVIGSFLAGTADTMYSLAGYRAIQGLGAGGLMALPLAIMGDMLAPRERAKYQGFFLAVFGVSSVIGPLIGGVLSGTPEILGIAGWRWVFLINVPIGIVALAIVLKALHLPKTHRRVRIDWWGAATVITATVPLLLVAEQGREWGWLSTASLSCYLIGIASAVAFVMIERSMGDDALIPMKMFKSQTFTMATILGVFVGFGMFGAMMTIPLYLQLVKGATPTESGLLMLPMILGMMIASIVSGQIMSRTGSYKWFPRIGTAFMILGFLLFTRLTWDSPFWFVMLGMFFMGAGLGQLMQTLTVASQNSVGPRDIGVATSSSTFFRTMGGTAGTAILFSVLFTAIPEALKTAFTTPSITAGVAKALADPAIASDPANAAIIQIYKDPTAIGTSLNGDTSFLVGANEALAKPFLVGFADATVQVYWIGLVVVTIAFILSWFLKATPLRQKSAMQEAADEDAVLLAENAAEMMGSMVEPGTATGAIRLKEAEKREAARQAHKEKALAKEKKKVKSAS; encoded by the coding sequence ATGTCTGCAAAAGCTGTCGCCGACGCGGTGATGTCCAAGCGGGAGATCATGCTCGTGATGATCGGACTCATGTCCGGTATGTTCCTCTCTGCTCTCGACCAAACCGTAGTCAGCACCTCGATGCGCACCATCGCTGACGACCTCGACGGAATGGCCCTCCAGGCCTGGGTCACCACGGCCTACATGATCATGTCGACCATCTCGACCCCTCTCTATGGCAAGCTCAGCGACATCTTCGGCCGACGCCCACTGTTCATCATTGCCATCAGTATCTTCGTCATCGGTTCATTCCTTGCTGGAACAGCAGACACTATGTATTCGTTGGCTGGATACCGTGCCATTCAGGGACTGGGTGCCGGTGGTTTGATGGCGCTGCCGCTGGCAATCATGGGTGACATGCTTGCGCCGCGTGAGCGCGCAAAGTATCAGGGCTTCTTCCTTGCCGTCTTTGGTGTCTCCAGTGTGATTGGACCACTCATCGGTGGTGTGCTTTCTGGAACTCCAGAAATTCTTGGCATCGCCGGATGGCGTTGGGTCTTCCTCATTAACGTGCCCATTGGAATCGTTGCTCTCGCCATCGTTCTCAAGGCACTCCACCTGCCCAAGACGCACCGCCGTGTTCGCATTGACTGGTGGGGTGCCGCCACGGTCATTACCGCAACTGTCCCCCTCCTTCTGGTCGCCGAGCAGGGTCGCGAGTGGGGCTGGCTATCCACAGCATCCCTATCCTGCTATCTCATCGGTATAGCTTCTGCTGTTGCGTTCGTCATGATTGAACGCTCCATGGGTGATGACGCACTCATCCCCATGAAGATGTTCAAGTCTCAAACGTTCACCATGGCCACCATCTTGGGTGTGTTTGTTGGTTTTGGAATGTTCGGCGCCATGATGACCATCCCTCTCTACCTCCAGTTGGTCAAGGGTGCTACCCCCACCGAGAGCGGTCTGCTCATGCTGCCGATGATCTTAGGCATGATGATTGCATCTATCGTGAGTGGCCAGATTATGTCCCGCACAGGAAGCTACAAGTGGTTCCCCCGCATAGGTACTGCCTTCATGATTTTGGGCTTCTTGCTCTTCACGCGTTTGACCTGGGATAGCCCCTTCTGGTTCGTCATGTTGGGCATGTTCTTCATGGGTGCAGGTCTGGGTCAGCTGATGCAAACCCTCACCGTGGCCAGCCAGAACTCTGTAGGCCCACGTGACATTGGTGTTGCCACCAGCTCGTCCACCTTCTTCCGCACGATGGGTGGAACCGCGGGAACAGCAATCTTGTTCTCGGTACTCTTCACCGCCATTCCTGAAGCACTCAAGACTGCCTTCACCACACCCTCAATCACCGCTGGTGTAGCCAAAGCTTTGGCAGATCCCGCAATTGCGTCAGATCCTGCCAATGCGGCCATCATTCAGATATACAAAGACCCAACCGCCATCGGAACCTCCCTCAACGGAGACACCTCATTCCTCGTTGGGGCCAACGAAGCATTAGCTAAGCCCTTCCTCGTTGGGTTTGCTGACGCAACCGTTCAGGTTTATTGGATTGGCCTGGTTGTTGTGACAATCGCCTTCATCCTCAGCTGGTTCCTCAAGGCGACTCCCCTTCGTCAGAAGTCTGCAATGCAAGAAGCAGCAGACGAGGACGCCGTGTTGCTCGCTGAAAATGCCGCTGAGATGATGGGCTCCATGGTCGAACCTGGAACAGCTACAGGCGCAATTCGACTCAAAGAGGCAGAAAAGCGTGAAGCTGCCCGTCAAGCACACAAAGAAAAAGCATTAGCCAAGGAAAAGAAGAAAGTTAAATCTGCTTCTTAG
- a CDS encoding site-specific DNA-methyltransferase: MSSATGRIIKGNNLDVLATLPDESVTLIYIDPPFNTGREQTRSKVTSVLAADDSTKGLVGFKGKSYERTRSDLMKYDDRFDDYWAFLEPRLREAWRLLADDGTLYLHLDYREAHYAKVMLDALFGRDSFINELIWAYDYGAKAKGRWPAKHDTILVYVKNPKTYYFNSEEVDREPYMAPGLVTAEKAAKGKLPTDVWWHTIVSPTGKEKTGYPTQKPEGILRRIIQASSRKGDTVLDFFAGSGTTGAAALGLGRNFILVDQNPESLKVMKSRFAEYDKQVSFE; this comes from the coding sequence GTGAGTTCTGCAACCGGTCGCATCATCAAGGGAAACAACCTTGATGTCTTAGCGACGTTGCCAGATGAGTCCGTCACCCTGATTTATATCGACCCGCCGTTCAACACCGGACGTGAACAAACACGAAGCAAGGTCACCTCGGTGCTGGCCGCGGATGATTCGACCAAGGGTTTGGTGGGCTTCAAAGGTAAGAGCTATGAGCGCACGCGCAGCGACCTCATGAAATATGACGATCGCTTTGATGACTATTGGGCGTTCCTTGAGCCGCGCCTGCGCGAGGCGTGGCGTCTGCTAGCTGATGATGGAACGCTCTATCTTCACCTTGACTATCGCGAGGCACACTATGCCAAGGTGATGCTGGACGCCCTCTTTGGCCGTGACAGTTTTATCAACGAACTCATTTGGGCATATGACTATGGCGCAAAGGCCAAGGGTCGCTGGCCTGCCAAGCATGACACCATCCTGGTTTATGTGAAGAACCCGAAGACGTACTACTTCAACTCTGAAGAGGTCGACCGGGAGCCCTATATGGCTCCAGGTTTGGTCACTGCTGAGAAGGCCGCTAAAGGAAAACTTCCCACTGATGTGTGGTGGCACACCATCGTCTCTCCAACCGGCAAAGAGAAGACGGGCTATCCCACGCAAAAGCCTGAAGGTATTCTTCGCCGCATCATTCAAGCCTCCAGTCGCAAGGGCGACACTGTGCTCGACTTCTTTGCTGGGAGTGGAACAACCGGTGCTGCCGCCTTGGGCCTTGGCCGAAACTTCATCTTGGTGGATCAGAACCCTGAATCGCTCAAGGTGATGAAATCTCGTTTTGCTGAGTATGACAAGCAGGTGTCTTTTGAGTAA
- a CDS encoding pyridoxamine 5'-phosphate oxidase family protein yields the protein MSNHELPRTEQTRVKRLDEKQVFDRDALNALLDEAIYGHVAVVRDGKPMVLPVGIGRDGNHLLIHGSTGSGIFREIADGRDVCVAVTLLDGLVYARSAFESSMHYRSAVIMGTATVIEGEQKLSALATLTDHMMPGRWDEVRETTKKELAATMVLSIPLDVASVKVSAGPVDEFEDDGDDRSIWAGILPLRVVAGDPVPSEMTPEGTPVSPSVIKQRQRLI from the coding sequence TTGAGTAATCACGAACTTCCTCGCACGGAACAAACACGAGTTAAGCGTCTTGATGAAAAGCAAGTCTTTGACCGTGATGCGTTAAACGCTCTTCTCGACGAGGCCATTTATGGTCACGTTGCTGTAGTTCGAGATGGTAAACCGATGGTGTTGCCTGTGGGTATTGGTCGGGATGGCAATCACTTGCTCATTCACGGTTCAACCGGCTCGGGAATCTTCCGAGAAATAGCGGATGGCCGAGACGTGTGTGTGGCGGTGACACTACTGGATGGACTTGTCTATGCACGCTCAGCTTTTGAAAGCTCCATGCATTACCGATCCGCTGTCATCATGGGCACAGCAACAGTTATTGAGGGGGAGCAGAAACTCTCCGCACTTGCGACTCTGACCGACCACATGATGCCAGGTCGCTGGGATGAGGTTCGCGAGACCACCAAGAAAGAACTCGCCGCGACCATGGTGCTGAGCATCCCGTTGGATGTAGCCAGCGTGAAGGTGAGTGCTGGACCGGTTGATGAGTTTGAGGACGATGGAGATGACCGCTCAATCTGGGCTGGCATTCTCCCCTTGCGCGTGGTTGCCGGTGATCCCGTTCCATCTGAAATGACTCCGGAGGGAACCCCCGTGTCACCCTCGGTTATCAAACAACGACAGCGGTTGATCTAA
- a CDS encoding alpha/beta fold hydrolase: MKTAEYIDPQGVTIVYDVYSVEKPRAVVQIMHGLGDHAGRYAHVAAALNSAGYSVYAPDQRGHGRTGVKQFGGDLSKLGKLGPGGLRAAVADFTQMTEIIREQNPGVPIVLLGHSMGSLMGQILINDHAADYAAVVFSGSAYRQPGSMNAGKLNKRFDTPGCTGHEWLSRDPAVWTSFKEDPWTFEADTLKLYGVADGLRLFGKPAKDMAQVPILLIVGEDDPLGGKPSNIKLAESYIERAGQTDVTVGVYPEARHEIFNETNKEEVIDDMISWISERVAS, translated from the coding sequence ATGAAAACGGCCGAATATATTGATCCACAAGGCGTGACCATCGTTTATGACGTGTATTCGGTAGAGAAACCGAGAGCAGTTGTTCAGATTATGCACGGCCTCGGTGATCACGCTGGACGCTATGCACACGTCGCAGCGGCGCTTAACTCGGCAGGCTACTCGGTTTATGCCCCCGATCAGCGTGGCCACGGCCGTACCGGAGTTAAGCAGTTTGGTGGAGATCTTTCCAAGCTAGGAAAGTTGGGCCCGGGTGGCCTGCGCGCTGCGGTGGCAGATTTCACTCAGATGACCGAGATTATTCGGGAGCAAAACCCTGGAGTTCCGATCGTTCTCTTAGGCCACAGCATGGGCTCTTTGATGGGGCAAATCCTGATCAACGATCACGCTGCGGACTACGCCGCCGTGGTGTTCTCGGGAAGTGCCTACCGCCAGCCTGGCTCGATGAATGCTGGCAAGCTCAATAAGCGCTTTGATACACCCGGCTGCACCGGACACGAGTGGCTCAGCCGTGATCCTGCTGTGTGGACATCTTTCAAGGAAGATCCGTGGACCTTTGAAGCAGACACTCTTAAGCTCTATGGCGTTGCCGATGGATTACGCCTGTTCGGCAAGCCCGCCAAAGATATGGCACAGGTTCCCATCTTGCTCATCGTGGGCGAAGATGATCCTTTAGGCGGCAAGCCCAGCAACATCAAGCTCGCCGAGAGCTATATCGAGCGTGCAGGCCAAACAGATGTGACCGTGGGCGTGTATCCCGAGGCTCGTCACGAAATCTTCAACGAGACCAACAAAGAAGAAGTCATCGACGACATGATCTCGTGGATTTCTGAACGGGTAGCGTCCTAA
- a CDS encoding KUP/HAK/KT family potassium transporter — MAKAAQSTKSLKGSLLLAFGALGVVYGDIGTSPIYAFKESVNAGGTAEENVLGIVSLVFWTITIVVSIKYLVVVLRADNHGEGGVLALFAQLPQRIREARKGTKAAIVFMMLLAAALLFADGLLTPAISVLSATEGLGSINPDLAQYAVPATVIILALLFIFQFRGTGFLGTIFGPVMLLWFATIGILGVLQLVQNPVALIGLNPVYAVEYIARHGWFTLIVMSSVILAVTGAEALYADLGHFGKSPIRIGWFGLVNISLVLCYLGQAALVLREPEMAENPFFGLAPNPAVVIYMVLLSTAATIIASQALITGVASIASQAIQMGLIARMKVVHTNFRHVGQIYVPFVNAIVGVGAIALVIIFETSAALAGAYAFAIAGTMLITTIALFWVAIENWKWKPVFAIPLLSLFLIIDLSFVISTSTKIFKDAWVPLAVGFVVASIMWIWRKGRFLLNEMLANESMTWDKVDKLRKSSKISVTHSVGIYLAAIPSLVPQALEAQIRALKSMPEKIIMVHVVTTEHPYSKEKPLYTELSEYVAKVTIFTGFMERTDIPRALRSKHIKPHFDEKEATYFVASRKFVNPHTGDLNKVEDLIFSAMHRNSESASEYFKLPPGRVITISISME; from the coding sequence ATGGCGAAAGCCGCACAATCAACGAAGTCCCTCAAAGGTTCTCTACTCCTTGCTTTTGGAGCTCTTGGTGTCGTCTACGGTGACATTGGAACAAGCCCTATCTATGCCTTCAAAGAATCAGTGAATGCCGGCGGAACAGCTGAAGAAAATGTTCTCGGAATTGTCTCGCTGGTCTTTTGGACGATCACCATTGTCGTCAGCATCAAATATCTCGTTGTTGTTCTCCGCGCAGACAACCATGGCGAAGGTGGGGTGCTCGCACTTTTTGCCCAACTGCCTCAACGAATTAGAGAGGCGCGTAAAGGAACTAAAGCAGCAATCGTCTTTATGATGCTTCTTGCTGCAGCTCTCCTTTTTGCTGACGGTTTACTTACTCCTGCTATTTCGGTTCTTTCAGCAACCGAAGGTTTGGGATCAATCAACCCAGACCTGGCACAATATGCGGTACCCGCGACGGTCATTATTTTGGCTCTGTTGTTTATCTTCCAATTCCGTGGAACTGGATTCCTGGGAACTATTTTTGGTCCCGTTATGCTGCTGTGGTTCGCCACAATTGGAATTTTGGGAGTTCTCCAACTCGTCCAGAACCCCGTCGCTCTCATCGGTCTCAACCCGGTTTATGCAGTCGAGTACATCGCCCGTCACGGATGGTTCACACTCATCGTGATGTCTTCTGTCATTCTGGCTGTCACGGGAGCAGAGGCTCTGTATGCAGACTTGGGACATTTCGGTAAGTCCCCCATTCGGATTGGATGGTTTGGTCTGGTCAACATCAGTTTGGTGCTGTGTTACCTGGGCCAGGCAGCGCTAGTTTTGCGTGAACCTGAAATGGCCGAAAACCCCTTCTTCGGACTCGCTCCCAATCCTGCAGTGGTCATTTATATGGTTTTGCTCTCCACAGCAGCAACAATCATTGCCTCACAAGCATTGATTACAGGCGTTGCGTCCATTGCGAGCCAAGCAATTCAAATGGGCCTCATAGCTCGTATGAAGGTTGTGCACACAAACTTCCGTCACGTCGGGCAAATATATGTTCCATTTGTCAACGCCATCGTCGGCGTTGGTGCCATAGCTCTAGTCATCATTTTTGAAACTTCTGCAGCGCTTGCTGGAGCATATGCCTTTGCCATCGCCGGAACCATGCTCATCACGACAATCGCATTGTTCTGGGTGGCAATCGAAAACTGGAAGTGGAAACCTGTTTTCGCCATTCCTTTGCTGTCGTTGTTCCTCATCATTGACTTATCGTTTGTCATTTCAACTTCCACCAAGATTTTCAAGGATGCCTGGGTTCCTTTAGCTGTTGGTTTTGTTGTTGCCTCGATTATGTGGATCTGGCGCAAGGGTCGATTCCTGCTTAACGAGATGCTTGCCAATGAGTCAATGACCTGGGACAAAGTAGACAAATTACGTAAATCCTCAAAGATTTCAGTCACGCATTCTGTTGGTATTTACCTAGCTGCGATCCCCAGCCTTGTCCCCCAGGCGCTCGAAGCACAGATTCGTGCGTTGAAATCGATGCCAGAGAAGATCATCATGGTCCACGTGGTAACGACGGAACACCCCTATTCCAAAGAGAAGCCGCTCTACACGGAGCTCTCCGAATACGTTGCCAAGGTGACTATCTTCACCGGTTTCATGGAGAGGACAGATATTCCTCGTGCTCTGCGCTCTAAACACATTAAGCCGCATTTTGATGAAAAGGAAGCCACCTACTTTGTTGCTTCACGTAAATTCGTGAATCCACATACCGGTGATCTCAACAAAGTGGAAGATCTCATCTTCTCGGCAATGCACCGGAATTCAGAATCTGCTTCGGAATATTTCAAGTTGCCGCCGGGCCGAGTCATCACGATCTCCATTTCAATGGAGTAA